A genomic window from Clostridium aceticum includes:
- the uppS gene encoding polyprenyl diphosphate synthase yields the protein MRVPAHIGIIPDGNRRWAESKGLSKEEGYEKGLRPGLEIFKLCQEIGIKELSYYGFTMDNTKRPSVQTLAFRKACVDAVEMLCNEDASLLVLGNATSPLFPKELETYTNRKNFGKASTKVNFLVNYGWHWDLSKTPENTSTNKNNLMESLYSSDVSRIDLIIRWGGRRRLSGFLPVQSVYSDFYVIDDYWPDFRPEHLYEALEWYNQQDVTLGG from the coding sequence ATGAGAGTTCCAGCACATATTGGAATTATTCCAGATGGGAATAGAAGATGGGCAGAAAGTAAAGGCTTGTCTAAAGAAGAAGGTTATGAAAAAGGCCTTAGGCCAGGACTAGAAATATTTAAGCTTTGTCAAGAAATTGGTATCAAAGAATTAAGTTACTACGGTTTTACTATGGATAATACCAAAAGACCTTCAGTTCAAACCTTAGCTTTTAGAAAAGCTTGTGTTGATGCAGTAGAAATGCTTTGCAACGAGGATGCTTCTTTACTGGTTCTTGGCAATGCAACTTCTCCTTTATTTCCAAAAGAATTGGAAACCTACACAAATAGAAAAAACTTTGGTAAAGCCTCTACAAAAGTAAATTTTTTAGTAAACTATGGGTGGCACTGGGATTTATCAAAAACCCCAGAAAATACCTCTACAAATAAGAATAACTTAATGGAAAGTCTATACTCTTCAGATGTATCTAGAATTGATTTAATTATTCGTTGGGGAGGAAGACGCCGTTTAAGTGGTTTTTTGCCTGTGCAGTCAGTGTATTCAGATTTTTATGTGATCGATGATTACTGGCCAGACTTTAGACCAGAACATTTATATGAAGCCTTAGAGTGGTATAATCAACAGGATGTAACATTAGGAGGGTAA
- the mutS gene encoding DNA mismatch repair protein MutS, translated as MSKLTPMMQQYTDIKNLYKDTLLLFRLGDFYELFFDDAITASRELEIALTGRDCGLDERAPMCGVPHHSVNNYINRLITKGYKVAICDQVEDPSEAKGIVKRDVVRVITPGTVIDTDLLEEKKNNYLMCIYGENAGIGISYVDISTGELFSTEITQGNLSQHLQDEVSKVQPKEILYYAKDKNTYEVLCEYQKKLDFYMNEYDDWRFEGEYARNQLQKHFQVIALDGLGFSNNHLGIRATGALIDYLKNTQKRTLNHLSKIQIYTLNTTMILDFTTRRNLELVETIRDKKKKGSLLWVLDKTMTSMGGRMLRKWLEEPLLEVKKIHDRLDAVEVLKEDLLLRKELKESLKNIYDLERLSGKISYGSANARDLIALKNSLTNIPKLKEVLFNQKSFLLQNLASQIDEHKEITSLIETAILEEPSAGIKEGNIIKNGYNADVDELRRASKEGKLWISNLEAKERDKTGIKSLKIGYNKVFGYFIEVTKSNLHIVPQEYIRKQTLANCERYITPQLKEIELKVLGAEEKVISLEYQLFLQLREVIEKEVPQIQTTAHAIAQLDTLYSLAEVAAENGYTKPAINDGNAIDILEGRHPVVEKMLDHNMFISNDTHLDQSQNEIAIITGPNMAGKSTYMRQVALIVLMAQIGSFIPAKGATIGIVDRIFTRVGASDDLGQGQSTFMVEMSEMANILNNATSKSLLILDEIGRGTSTFDGLSIAWSVVEYISGFLKCKTLFSTHYHELTEIEGKMKTVKNYRISVKEEGDDVIFLRRVVEGSADKSYGIQVARLAGLPKNVIQRAQEILLGLEKPQDPPQYKTVDQPAIDEINEQLNFIDMNKEEIIREIKELKLLETTPIDALNILYQLHKKVSDL; from the coding sequence TTGAGTAAATTAACACCTATGATGCAACAATACACAGATATTAAAAATTTATATAAAGATACATTATTGCTGTTTAGACTAGGGGATTTTTACGAGTTATTTTTCGATGATGCCATTACAGCATCTAGAGAATTAGAAATAGCCCTTACTGGCAGAGATTGTGGATTAGATGAAAGGGCTCCTATGTGCGGGGTGCCTCATCATTCGGTAAATAATTATATTAATAGGTTAATTACAAAAGGATACAAAGTAGCTATATGTGATCAAGTAGAAGACCCTTCTGAGGCAAAAGGAATTGTAAAAAGGGATGTTGTAAGGGTTATTACCCCCGGTACTGTCATAGATACGGACTTGTTAGAAGAGAAAAAAAATAATTATTTGATGTGTATTTATGGAGAAAATGCAGGAATTGGCATAAGCTACGTTGATATTTCTACTGGAGAATTGTTCTCCACAGAAATTACCCAAGGAAATCTAAGTCAACACCTACAGGATGAAGTTTCCAAAGTACAGCCTAAAGAAATTCTTTACTATGCAAAGGATAAAAACACCTATGAAGTTCTTTGTGAATATCAGAAGAAGCTGGACTTCTACATGAATGAATATGATGATTGGAGATTTGAAGGTGAATATGCCCGCAATCAACTACAAAAACATTTTCAAGTAATTGCATTGGACGGACTAGGGTTTTCTAACAATCATTTAGGAATTCGTGCGACAGGTGCTTTAATTGATTACCTAAAAAATACCCAAAAACGTACCCTAAACCATCTTAGCAAAATTCAAATATATACTTTAAACACTACGATGATTTTAGATTTCACTACTAGAAGAAATCTTGAGTTGGTAGAAACCATTAGAGATAAAAAGAAAAAAGGTTCTTTATTATGGGTGCTAGATAAAACCATGACCTCTATGGGAGGAAGAATGCTTCGAAAATGGCTTGAAGAGCCATTGCTAGAGGTAAAGAAAATTCATGATAGACTAGATGCAGTTGAAGTACTAAAGGAAGATCTTTTATTAAGAAAAGAGTTGAAGGAAAGCTTAAAAAATATTTATGATTTAGAGAGACTCTCAGGTAAAATTTCTTATGGTAGTGCCAATGCCAGAGACCTAATAGCCTTAAAAAATTCTTTGACCAATATCCCTAAATTAAAAGAAGTTTTATTCAATCAAAAATCTTTTTTACTACAAAACTTAGCATCTCAGATTGATGAACATAAAGAAATTACCTCTTTAATCGAAACAGCCATCTTAGAGGAACCTTCTGCTGGTATAAAAGAAGGAAATATAATAAAAAATGGATATAATGCAGATGTTGATGAATTACGGAGAGCTTCTAAAGAAGGTAAGCTATGGATCAGCAACCTAGAAGCAAAGGAGCGAGACAAAACAGGAATCAAGTCCCTGAAAATAGGATACAATAAAGTTTTTGGATATTTTATTGAGGTAACAAAGTCTAACCTCCATATCGTTCCTCAAGAATACATACGCAAGCAAACCCTCGCAAATTGCGAAAGATATATTACCCCTCAACTAAAGGAGATAGAACTAAAGGTCTTAGGTGCTGAAGAAAAGGTAATTTCATTAGAATATCAGCTTTTTTTGCAGTTGCGAGAAGTCATTGAAAAAGAAGTTCCCCAAATTCAAACGACAGCTCATGCAATTGCCCAGCTAGATACTTTGTATTCCCTAGCAGAGGTTGCTGCTGAAAATGGTTATACAAAACCAGCTATTAATGATGGTAATGCAATTGATATTCTCGAAGGAAGACATCCTGTAGTAGAAAAGATGTTAGACCATAATATGTTTATATCTAACGACACCCATCTAGATCAAAGTCAGAATGAAATAGCTATTATTACTGGACCAAATATGGCAGGTAAATCAACTTATATGAGACAGGTGGCACTTATTGTCCTAATGGCACAAATAGGGTCATTTATACCAGCTAAAGGAGCCACCATAGGGATTGTGGATAGGATTTTTACTAGAGTGGGAGCCAGTGATGATTTGGGGCAGGGCCAAAGTACCTTTATGGTGGAAATGAGTGAAATGGCAAATATTCTAAACAATGCAACCTCTAAGAGCTTATTAATATTAGATGAAATCGGCAGAGGTACCAGTACCTTTGATGGTTTAAGTATTGCGTGGTCTGTAGTGGAGTATATTAGCGGGTTTTTAAAGTGCAAAACCTTATTTTCTACCCATTATCATGAACTGACAGAAATAGAGGGAAAGATGAAAACCGTTAAAAACTATCGTATTTCTGTTAAAGAAGAAGGGGATGATGTCATCTTCTTACGAAGGGTTGTAGAAGGAAGTGCTGATAAAAGCTATGGTATTCAAGTTGCAAGGTTGGCTGGGCTTCCTAAAAATGTTATTCAAAGAGCACAGGAAATCCTCTTAGGTTTAGAGAAGCCGCAAGATCCACCACAATATAAAACAGTAGATCAACCTGCTATAGATGAAATCAATGAGCAGTTGAATTTTATAGACATGAATAAAGAAGAAATTATTAGAGAGATTAAGGAACTAAAATTATTGGAAACTACACCGATAGATGCCTTAAACATACTTTATCAACTACACAAGAAGGTAAGTGATTTATAG
- a CDS encoding HD-GYP domain-containing protein has translation MESSSCKTITTREMTISIEDLDKGMIIGKDIVVNDTNILVKEGYKIKNEDTIRKVQRLLQQYNVEDVFVKIEEEAAIEVKIPETDKVPQDKEIIENNVEKKDFSQQAYSKILEISNKKDAELIDRLIPDAKKNITEKMLLLFNNADASETNSIEEDLRKSMEVINASINVPQLLEKIKMTDDSLFFYSYSTALTAYMLGNWMGWDQKKRENLYITAMLADIGMLNLPEDKRRREQWANEDSNEYYQHVIHSQRLLTKCSFITTDMLKGILHHHEKYDGSGYPRGLTGKSIPLLSRMIYIADLYTFYTVSKRYNALYTINTIREHHLREVDADIFFTLSKRISDYFIGQKFQSRNPELAEGRIITIDQGTGSTVFDQTNMNVYVQQKDQSIVSIPLNSFCRDNVEFI, from the coding sequence GTGGAAAGTAGTTCGTGTAAAACTATCACGACAAGGGAAATGACCATATCTATAGAAGACTTAGACAAGGGAATGATCATTGGGAAAGATATCGTTGTAAATGATACAAATATCTTAGTAAAAGAAGGATACAAAATAAAAAACGAAGATACAATCAGAAAGGTACAGCGTCTTTTACAACAGTATAACGTAGAAGATGTGTTTGTAAAGATCGAAGAGGAAGCAGCAATAGAAGTGAAGATTCCTGAAACAGATAAGGTTCCACAAGACAAGGAAATTATAGAAAATAATGTAGAGAAAAAAGATTTTTCTCAACAAGCATATTCAAAGATTTTAGAGATTTCCAATAAAAAAGATGCAGAGCTGATTGATCGACTAATTCCAGATGCTAAAAAAAATATTACTGAGAAAATGCTTTTACTATTTAATAACGCTGATGCTTCCGAAACGAATTCTATAGAAGAAGATTTAAGGAAAAGTATGGAGGTTATTAATGCTTCTATTAATGTTCCCCAGTTGCTAGAAAAGATAAAAATGACAGATGATTCCCTTTTTTTTTATAGCTATAGTACCGCTTTAACGGCCTATATGCTAGGAAATTGGATGGGCTGGGATCAAAAGAAAAGAGAAAACCTATACATAACAGCTATGTTGGCGGATATAGGTATGTTGAATTTACCAGAGGATAAAAGGCGTAGAGAGCAATGGGCAAATGAAGATAGTAATGAGTATTATCAGCACGTTATTCATAGTCAGCGTTTACTAACAAAATGTTCATTCATAACTACAGATATGTTAAAGGGGATATTACATCATCATGAAAAGTATGATGGATCAGGTTACCCTAGAGGACTTACAGGAAAAAGTATTCCATTATTATCAAGAATGATTTATATTGCAGATCTATATACCTTTTATACTGTAAGTAAACGTTACAATGCCTTATACACCATAAATACTATTAGAGAACACCATCTTCGTGAAGTAGATGCGGATATATTTTTCACCCTTTCTAAAAGAATTTCTGATTATTTTATCGGTCAAAAATTTCAAAGTAGGAATCCTGAACTTGCAGAAGGAAGAATTATTACCATTGATCAAGGAACAGGAAGTACAGTTTTTGATCAGACTAATATGAACGTGTATGTTCAGCAAAAAGATCAGTCTATTGTCAGTATACCTTTAAATAGTTTTTGTAGAGATAATGTGGAATTTATATAG
- the mutL gene encoding DNA mismatch repair endonuclease MutL — MQKAIKLLDNLTINKIAAGEVVEGPQSVVKELIENAIDAGATNIVVEIKEGGQKFIRVTDNGAGIYEEDVAAAFMRHATSKIQYLEDLNAVLTLGFRGEALASIAAVSQIQMVTKPRDQLHGISIDMVAGNITNKKQVGCPDGTTIIIKNLFFNTPARLKFMKTPQSDTTKIGEIMSRLALSQPHIAFKYINNNNIMFTTSGANHLDQTILSILDKELFKSLIPIKAEKQDMALEGYISQPTYVRGNRNYEIVFVNGRYIKSKFLYRSIEEAYKEKLPINKFPVCILNLKIHPSFIDINVHPTKTEIKFHKEEVVYDLIYHSISSSLVKSTLVPKLLLQNKQKSPTVDTTFLNPPLRENKSIYSTHNNNKPNSLQISFEEKEDKYEVNAEKPVIPTIKSASSTLQKDFVSLQEDELHLETTQENFLGSLLNNYKVIGQLFDTYVIIEKDLCMYLIDQHAAHERLVYNKMLQAFHRDQVPTQSLLAPNVLELSHEDFLFITQYIDGFKKLGFNIEIFGNNTILIREVPLIMGTPRDFDFILKIIDELKQDHLNEDYFNETIIRKSCREAIKAMDKLHVSEINALIKDLSTIKPPLTCPHGRPILLSLTKYEIEKHFKRIQ, encoded by the coding sequence ATGCAAAAAGCAATTAAACTATTAGATAATTTAACGATTAATAAAATAGCAGCAGGGGAAGTGGTAGAAGGCCCACAATCTGTTGTAAAAGAGTTAATTGAAAATGCCATTGATGCCGGTGCCACCAATATCGTAGTAGAAATAAAAGAAGGTGGTCAGAAGTTTATCAGAGTCACTGATAATGGGGCTGGTATTTATGAAGAGGATGTAGCGGCAGCTTTTATGCGTCATGCTACCTCTAAAATTCAATATTTAGAAGATTTAAATGCAGTATTGACCTTAGGGTTTAGAGGAGAAGCCTTGGCAAGTATTGCTGCTGTCTCTCAAATCCAAATGGTTACAAAACCTAGGGATCAATTGCATGGCATATCAATCGATATGGTTGCAGGCAACATCACAAATAAAAAACAAGTAGGTTGTCCTGATGGTACCACCATCATTATAAAGAACTTATTCTTTAATACACCAGCTAGACTAAAATTCATGAAAACTCCTCAATCAGATACAACGAAAATAGGAGAAATCATGTCGAGACTTGCCTTAAGTCAACCCCATATAGCCTTTAAATATATTAACAATAACAATATTATGTTTACTACCTCTGGTGCAAATCATCTGGATCAAACCATTTTATCTATACTAGACAAGGAGCTATTTAAGAGTCTTATACCCATTAAGGCTGAAAAGCAAGACATGGCATTAGAGGGGTACATAAGTCAACCGACTTATGTTAGAGGAAACCGAAATTATGAGATTGTTTTTGTTAACGGAAGATATATTAAAAGTAAGTTTCTTTACAGATCTATTGAAGAAGCTTATAAGGAAAAGCTGCCTATTAATAAGTTTCCTGTGTGTATTTTAAACTTAAAGATTCATCCAAGTTTCATTGATATTAATGTTCATCCAACAAAAACTGAGATAAAATTTCATAAGGAAGAAGTGGTCTATGATCTAATTTATCATAGTATCTCCTCTTCTCTAGTGAAAAGCACTTTAGTACCTAAACTGCTTTTACAAAACAAACAAAAATCCCCAACTGTAGACACAACTTTTTTAAATCCTCCCCTTAGAGAGAATAAAAGCATCTATAGTACACATAATAACAACAAACCCAATAGTTTACAGATTTCCTTTGAAGAAAAAGAAGATAAATACGAGGTAAATGCTGAAAAACCAGTTATCCCCACTATCAAAAGTGCTTCTTCTACTTTACAAAAAGACTTTGTGTCTCTCCAAGAGGATGAGCTTCATTTGGAAACTACACAAGAAAATTTTCTTGGTAGTTTATTAAATAATTATAAAGTTATAGGACAACTGTTCGACACCTATGTTATTATAGAAAAAGATCTTTGCATGTATCTCATTGATCAACATGCTGCCCATGAAAGACTGGTTTATAATAAAATGCTACAAGCGTTTCATCGTGATCAAGTTCCTACCCAAAGCCTGTTGGCACCAAATGTTTTAGAGTTGTCTCATGAAGACTTTCTCTTTATCACACAATATATAGACGGGTTTAAAAAACTTGGTTTCAACATAGAGATTTTTGGCAATAATACAATCCTTATTAGAGAAGTTCCTTTAATTATGGGGACACCCAGAGATTTTGACTTTATATTAAAAATCATTGATGAATTAAAGCAAGATCATCTCAATGAAGATTATTTTAACGAGACGATTATTAGAAAATCCTGTAGAGAGGCCATTAAAGCAATGGATAAACTGCATGTTTCTGAAATCAATGCATTGATCAAGGATCTAAGCACAATAAAACCTCCTTTGACCTGCCCACATGGGAGACCAATTTTATTATCCTTAACAAAATATGAAATTGAAAAACATTTTAAAAGAATTCAATAG
- a CDS encoding MerR family transcriptional regulator — MEVVNEVYSIKEISDIIGFKPHVIRYYEKEFELEIPRDEGNRRYFTYKELEELRNIKILQDKGLTNKQIKNLMKSPEVMMNGNDNALQEIAVSSSDYIQYAIENSSALIQEEFQNLLNQTLASIQQLDYRKEIEVLSEKVDELKNELVNQEKDILICENAKLKMQVKEKAYELAELKEKIKREENKNKSIFKKIFGGKQ; from the coding sequence ATGGAGGTTGTAAATGAAGTATATTCTATAAAAGAGATTTCGGATATTATTGGCTTTAAACCCCATGTGATAAGATATTATGAAAAGGAATTTGAACTGGAAATTCCAAGAGACGAGGGAAATAGAAGGTATTTTACTTATAAGGAACTTGAGGAGCTTCGTAACATTAAAATACTGCAGGATAAAGGTTTAACAAATAAGCAGATCAAAAACTTAATGAAATCACCTGAAGTCATGATGAATGGCAACGACAATGCTTTACAGGAGATTGCTGTATCCAGTAGTGATTATATACAGTATGCCATCGAAAACAGTAGTGCTCTAATACAAGAGGAGTTTCAGAACTTATTAAATCAAACACTAGCATCTATTCAGCAATTAGATTACAGGAAAGAGATTGAAGTCCTATCGGAAAAAGTAGACGAGTTGAAAAACGAACTGGTAAACCAAGAAAAAGATATTTTAATCTGTGAAAATGCAAAACTAAAAATGCAAGTGAAAGAAAAAGCCTATGAGTTAGCAGAGCTAAAGGAAAAAATAAAAAGAGAAGAGAATAAGAATAAATCTATTTTCAAAAAAATATTTGGTGGAAAACAATAA
- the miaA gene encoding tRNA (adenosine(37)-N6)-dimethylallyltransferase MiaA: MKKKLLILVGPTAVGKTDTSIALAMKLKGEIISADSMQIYKHMNIGTAKPSIEEIQGIPHHLMDIVEPNEDFSVAAFQQKAKVAIEEITYKNKLPIIVGGTGLYVNAIIYNMDFTSTISNWDLRNQLQEEADKYGNEYLHDKLREIDPDAAERIHKNNVKRVIRAIEIFHESGEKIGNFREDVQLTNEYDFLLIGLTRDREELYDRINKRVDIMMEEGLIEEVKKLLEMGYPEDLVAFKGLGYKEIISYLNGSIPLEEAITILKRDTRRYAKRQLTWFRRFENIQWYNLSEYPSKEELINNIQEYIEGHFNVL, translated from the coding sequence TTGAAAAAAAAGCTGTTAATTCTTGTTGGTCCCACTGCAGTTGGTAAAACGGATACCTCTATAGCATTAGCTATGAAACTAAAGGGAGAAATCATATCCGCCGATTCCATGCAAATCTATAAACATATGAATATTGGGACTGCAAAACCTTCTATAGAAGAAATACAGGGGATTCCTCATCATTTAATGGATATAGTAGAGCCTAATGAAGATTTTTCCGTTGCGGCATTTCAGCAGAAGGCTAAAGTAGCTATTGAGGAAATCACTTATAAAAATAAACTGCCCATCATTGTAGGGGGTACTGGTTTATATGTCAATGCTATTATTTATAACATGGACTTTACATCGACTATTTCCAATTGGGATTTAAGAAATCAATTACAGGAAGAAGCCGATAAGTACGGAAATGAATACCTCCACGATAAACTAAGAGAAATTGATCCTGACGCGGCTGAAAGAATACATAAAAATAACGTTAAAAGGGTTATTCGTGCTATTGAAATATTTCATGAAAGTGGAGAAAAAATAGGAAATTTTCGTGAAGATGTTCAATTGACAAATGAGTATGACTTTCTTTTAATAGGACTTACTCGAGACAGAGAGGAGTTATATGATAGGATTAATAAGCGGGTGGATATCATGATGGAGGAAGGTTTGATAGAAGAAGTAAAAAAGTTGCTAGAAATGGGCTATCCTGAAGATCTAGTAGCTTTTAAAGGACTAGGCTATAAAGAAATCATTAGTTATTTAAACGGAAGTATTCCTTTAGAGGAAGCTATTACTATTCTTAAAAGAGATACCAGAAGGTATGCAAAAAGACAATTAACTTGGTTTAGACGCTTTGAAAATATTCAATGGTATAATTTATCAGAATATCCTTCAAAAGAAGAATTAATTAATAATATTCAAGAATATATAGAAGGACATTTCAATGTCTTATAG
- the miaB gene encoding tRNA (N6-isopentenyl adenosine(37)-C2)-methylthiotransferase MiaB yields MEKLFYYKEEAGLKREKNYEFNSLDLQRQQEIIEEISYKNEELYRTTGKQKKVLIVTYGCQMNEHDSEKLLGMLKDMNYVETSEKEEADLIIYNTCCVRENAELKVYGNLGALKPLKKKNSDLTIAVCGCMMQQPKVVEAIKRKYRHVDLVFGTHNLHKFPELLANCKQADNMLVEVWEEEGEIIEGIPSMRKYGVKAFVNIMFGCNNFCTYCIVPYTRGRERSREIKEIVHEVIDLANNGTKEITLLGQNVNSYGKTLENKTEFADLLKELNKVEGIERIRFMTSHPKDLSESLIEAIAQYDKVCEHIHLPFQAGSNHILKEMNRNYTQERYLELVAKLKRAVPDIALTTDIIVGFPGETEEDFMDTLKVVEEVKFHSAFTFLYSVREGTPAAKMETQISEEVKHTRFNKLVETVNQISAEINSSYLNKEVEVLVEGSSKTDASKLMGRTRQNKLVNFSGGEELIGKLVKIRITEPKTFSLNGEIID; encoded by the coding sequence ATGGAAAAGTTGTTTTACTACAAGGAGGAAGCAGGTTTGAAGAGAGAAAAAAACTATGAATTTAATTCACTGGATCTTCAAAGACAGCAAGAAATAATAGAAGAAATTTCCTATAAAAATGAGGAACTATATAGAACAACAGGAAAACAAAAAAAAGTCTTGATTGTTACCTACGGTTGTCAAATGAATGAACATGATTCAGAAAAACTACTTGGTATGCTTAAAGATATGAACTATGTTGAAACCTCTGAAAAAGAAGAAGCGGATTTAATTATCTATAACACTTGCTGTGTAAGAGAAAATGCTGAGTTAAAGGTTTATGGAAACCTAGGGGCCTTAAAGCCATTAAAAAAGAAAAACAGTGATTTGACTATTGCTGTATGTGGTTGTATGATGCAGCAACCAAAGGTAGTAGAAGCAATAAAAAGAAAATATAGACATGTTGACTTAGTTTTTGGTACCCATAATCTACATAAGTTTCCTGAACTTCTAGCAAACTGCAAGCAAGCAGATAACATGCTGGTGGAGGTGTGGGAGGAAGAAGGAGAAATCATTGAGGGTATACCTTCAATGAGAAAGTATGGCGTCAAAGCCTTTGTCAATATTATGTTTGGTTGCAATAACTTTTGCACCTATTGTATTGTTCCCTATACAAGAGGTCGTGAGCGCAGCAGAGAAATAAAAGAGATTGTTCATGAAGTTATTGATTTAGCCAATAATGGCACCAAAGAGATTACGCTATTGGGGCAAAATGTAAATTCCTATGGTAAAACGTTGGAAAACAAAACCGAATTTGCTGATTTACTTAAGGAATTAAATAAAGTAGAGGGTATAGAAAGAATTAGATTCATGACTTCTCACCCCAAAGATTTATCAGAAAGCTTAATCGAAGCAATTGCCCAGTATGATAAGGTTTGTGAACACATTCATTTACCTTTCCAAGCTGGCAGTAATCATATATTGAAAGAGATGAATAGGAACTATACCCAGGAACGTTACTTAGAATTGGTAGCAAAGCTTAAAAGGGCGGTACCAGATATTGCACTAACAACAGATATTATAGTAGGTTTTCCAGGAGAAACCGAAGAAGACTTCATGGATACCTTAAAGGTAGTAGAAGAAGTTAAATTCCACTCAGCTTTTACTTTCCTATATTCTGTTAGAGAAGGTACACCTGCTGCAAAAATGGAGACACAAATTTCAGAAGAAGTGAAACATACAAGATTTAATAAACTAGTAGAAACAGTAAATCAAATCAGTGCTGAAATCAACAGCAGCTACTTAAATAAAGAGGTAGAGGTTTTAGTTGAAGGATCAAGCAAAACAGATGCATCGAAGCTAATGGGAAGAACAAGACAAAATAAACTGGTTAATTTTTCAGGCGGGGAAGAGCTTATAGGTAAGCTAGTAAAAATAAGAATTACAGAACCAAAAACCTTCTCCCTTAATGGAGAAATTATCGACTAA
- a CDS encoding pyridoxal phosphate-dependent aminotransferase, which produces MNLSKRITAMQESPIRKLVPYAQAAKANGKHVYHLNIGQPDIETPSSFMESIRNFDEKVLAYSFSQGMPELIQAIIEYYKKYDMHYEEDEILITNGGSEALLFAIIAIADAGDEMLVPEPFYTNYNGFSSAVDVKVSPITCKAEDGFHLPSKRSIENLINPRTKAIILSNPGNPTGVVYTKEEIEMLASLAKEYNLFIIADEVYREFVYDGLEYTSFGNIPGIQDRVIIVDSVSKRYSACGARIGSIASKNKELIRQVLKLCQGRLCVPTLEQVGSVELYKTSEEYFQVVNEEYQKRRDLVYSALNDIPGVLCKKPTGAFYVVAKLPVDDAEKFVIWMLKDFDVDGGTVMLAPAEGFYATAGLGRDEVRIAYILNEGDLTKAMNILKLALQNYPNRTI; this is translated from the coding sequence ATGAATTTATCTAAGCGTATCACAGCTATGCAAGAATCTCCAATCAGAAAACTTGTACCTTATGCTCAAGCAGCTAAAGCCAATGGAAAACATGTTTATCATTTGAATATTGGGCAACCTGATATTGAGACCCCTTCATCTTTTATGGAATCCATCCGTAATTTTGATGAAAAAGTATTGGCATATTCCTTCTCTCAAGGTATGCCTGAATTGATCCAAGCAATTATTGAATACTATAAAAAATATGATATGCATTATGAAGAAGATGAAATATTAATTACTAATGGTGGTTCTGAAGCTCTCTTATTTGCTATTATCGCTATAGCAGATGCTGGAGATGAAATGTTGGTTCCTGAACCCTTCTATACAAACTACAATGGATTCAGCTCTGCTGTAGATGTTAAAGTATCTCCTATCACCTGTAAAGCAGAAGACGGTTTTCACTTACCATCAAAACGAAGTATTGAAAATCTAATCAACCCAAGAACAAAAGCCATTATACTTTCCAATCCAGGTAATCCAACAGGTGTTGTTTATACAAAAGAAGAAATCGAAATGTTAGCATCTTTAGCCAAAGAATATAACTTATTTATTATTGCTGATGAAGTCTATAGAGAGTTTGTTTATGATGGCCTAGAGTATACAAGCTTTGGTAATATACCAGGGATTCAAGACAGGGTGATTATTGTTGACAGTGTATCAAAAAGATATAGTGCCTGCGGTGCAAGAATTGGCTCTATTGCCAGCAAAAACAAGGAGTTAATAAGACAAGTTCTAAAGCTTTGCCAAGGAAGATTATGTGTACCTACTTTAGAACAAGTAGGCTCTGTAGAGTTATATAAAACCTCTGAAGAATACTTCCAAGTAGTAAATGAAGAATATCAAAAACGTAGAGACCTCGTATACAGTGCCTTAAATGATATACCAGGTGTATTATGCAAAAAACCAACAGGTGCTTTTTATGTTGTTGCAAAGTTGCCAGTGGATGATGCAGAAAAGTTTGTTATCTGGATGTTAAAGGATTTCGATGTAGATGGCGGTACTGTTATGCTAGCCCCTGCTGAAGGCTTCTATGCAACAGCTGGCTTAGGTAGAGATGAAGTTAGGATCGCATACATATTGAATGAAGGTGATCTTACTAAAGCGATGAATATACTTAAACTAGCCTTACAAAATTATCCAAACAGAACAATTTAA